A single genomic interval of Ammospiza caudacuta isolate bAmmCau1 chromosome 19, bAmmCau1.pri, whole genome shotgun sequence harbors:
- the LOC131566270 gene encoding PHD finger protein 7-like codes for MSDSKQDGAGAREPACMLCRRAEADPDMCGDKLQIGGLCAHAFCMFFATLLFQQETDRGGLMGFLPRDLLIAVRRAAQKHCCVCGQSGATIMCCREHCDRWFHLPCTKEGGCVNVYVTPFSSFCPEHRPEQVVEATPEPDTVCLICLEPVEDRKTFTTLVCPTCKRAWFHRDCIQGQALRAGAMYFQCPLCRDSGEFPVEMFILGIRVPFRQPTWEDNDAFADLGVRHGQCNARDCLYPGGREEAEEQG; via the exons ATGTCTGACAGCAAGCAGGACGGCGCTGGTGCCAGGGAGCCAG cctgcatgCTGTGTCGCCGTGCCGAGGCTGACCCGGACATGTGCGGTGACAAACTGCAGATAggtgggctctgtgcccacgcaTTCTGCATG TTCTTCGCCACTCTACTATTTCAGCAAGAGACGGACCGCGGGGGACTCATGGGCTTTCTCCCTCGAGATCTCCTAATTGCAGTGCGGCGGGCGGCACAGAAG CACTGCTGCGTCTGCGGCCAGAGCGGGGCAACCATcatgtgctgcagggagcactgtGACAGATGGTTCCACCTGCCCTGTACCAAGGAGGGCGGCTGTGTCAATGTATACGTTACTCCGTTCAG CTCTTTCTGCCCTGAGCACCGTCCAGAGCAGGTGGTAGAGGCGACTCCTGAGCCGGACACCGTTTGCCTcatctgcctggagcctgtggAGGACAGAAAGACCTTCACAACCCTGGTGTGCCCAACGTGCAAAAGGGCCTGGTTCCACAGGGACTGCATCCAG ggacaggcctTGCGCGCTGGTGCTATGTATTTCCAGTGCCCCCTGTGCAGAGACAGTGGGGAATTCCCTGTTGAAATGTTCATCCTGGGGATCCGAGTCCCCTTCAG ACAGCCAACATGGGAGGACAACGATGCCTTCGCAGATCTAGGAGTGAGGCATGGCCAGTGCAACGCCAGGGATTGCCTTTACCCCggaggcagggaggaggcagaggaacaGGGGTAA